One genomic segment of Gemmatimonadota bacterium includes these proteins:
- a CDS encoding energy transducer TonB gives MPSPTSRRSRPSHLLRAALCASLVALAPDLPAQGLISGRAVLANSTRPLACVDAALRRTDGTLIATTFTREDGTFEFAAPPAGRYVVAFSTLGMAEAVAPLDSLRPTSDLDRTFAVPLNAVDSLVEHVDANRRNVRFAQLARTSGAPRYPATERENGREGGVVVALVVRPDGLVDPTLTSTLYASAEPFDTALREAYAQMRFEPAQFGGQPRCSLLVLPYIYELAANGATRSSSYVLAEVGVLAPSVVTPMPEERRGVCPPLPVEAEGTPLVYLACQVDREAREVRNRARLDWEPAEGEIRANSCFRAETRFVVDAAGVPEPGTAVLVSTNNSAFGAAVLAMAPDLRFAPARLKGRPVRQVVTYRESVGVSVSIQDGIGVGSSTPSRVSRC, from the coding sequence ATGCCATCGCCCACCTCGCGCCGCTCGCGCCCCTCCCACCTGCTCCGCGCCGCGCTCTGCGCATCGCTGGTCGCGCTCGCCCCGGACCTGCCCGCCCAAGGCCTCATCTCCGGCCGCGCCGTGCTGGCCAACTCCACCCGACCCCTCGCCTGCGTGGACGCGGCGCTCCGCCGCACCGACGGCACGCTCATCGCGACCACCTTCACGCGCGAGGACGGCACGTTCGAGTTCGCGGCACCGCCGGCCGGTCGCTACGTCGTCGCCTTCAGCACGCTCGGGATGGCCGAGGCGGTCGCGCCGCTCGACTCGCTCCGCCCCACATCCGATCTCGACCGGACCTTCGCCGTCCCGCTCAACGCGGTGGACTCGCTGGTCGAGCACGTGGACGCGAACCGGCGGAACGTCCGGTTCGCGCAACTGGCGCGGACGAGTGGCGCTCCCCGCTATCCCGCGACGGAGCGCGAGAACGGCCGGGAGGGCGGGGTCGTCGTCGCGCTCGTCGTGCGGCCCGACGGCCTCGTCGACCCGACCTTGACCTCGACGCTGTATGCGTCGGCGGAGCCGTTCGACACGGCATTGCGCGAGGCCTACGCGCAGATGCGGTTCGAGCCGGCGCAGTTCGGCGGGCAGCCGCGCTGTTCCCTGCTCGTCCTGCCCTACATCTACGAACTCGCCGCCAATGGGGCCACGCGGTCCAGCTCCTACGTGCTCGCCGAGGTCGGCGTGCTCGCCCCCAGCGTGGTGACGCCCATGCCCGAGGAGCGGCGCGGCGTCTGCCCGCCCCTCCCGGTCGAGGCCGAGGGCACGCCGCTGGTCTATCTGGCGTGCCAGGTCGATCGCGAGGCGCGCGAAGTGCGGAACAGGGCGCGGCTCGATTGGGAGCCGGCCGAAGGGGAGATCCGGGCCAACTCGTGCTTCCGCGCGGAGACCCGTTTCGTCGTGGACGCGGCCGGGGTGCCGGAACCGGGCACGGCGGTCCTCGTCTCGACGAACAACAGCGCCTTCGGCGCCGCCGTGCTCGCGATGGCGCCTGACCTGCGCTTCGCGCCGGCGCGCCTCAAGGGCCGCCCGGTACGGCAGGTGGTCACCTACCGGGAGTCGGTCGGGGTCAGCGTGAGCATCCAGGATGGCATCGGCGTCGGGTCCTCCACGCCGTCGCGCGTGTCGCGCTGCTGA
- a CDS encoding biopolymer transporter ExbD: protein MHADSRHTVAPVPNVTPMIDVMLVLLCIFMIVTPALSAGVDAEPPQGEHLRPHPDDGDDHTLAIDASGRLCLDRREITAAELPKALAGLFPASASEFQPG, encoded by the coding sequence ATGCATGCCGACTCCCGCCACACCGTCGCGCCCGTCCCCAACGTCACGCCGATGATCGACGTGATGCTCGTGCTCCTCTGCATCTTCATGATCGTCACGCCGGCCCTCTCCGCGGGCGTCGACGCCGAGCCGCCGCAGGGGGAGCATCTCCGGCCGCATCCCGACGACGGCGACGACCACACGCTCGCCATCGACGCGAGCGGCCGGCTCTGCCTCGATCGCCGGGAGATCACCGCCGCGGAATTGCCGAAGGCGCTCGCGGGACTCTTCCCCGCGAGCGCCTCCGAGTTCCAGCCGGGCTGA
- a CDS encoding sulfatase-like hydrolase/transferase has product MTAPLDRPRRAPLARALVALLAATAIACAPAAPARPNIVFVLVDDLRWDDFGAAGHPFAETPNIDRLAAEGARFLNAFASTPLCSPSRASILTGQYVRTNGITDNTARDSASHRLATFAIPLEAAGYRTGFFGKWHMGNDDSPRPGWTRWVAMRGQGEAVDPSLNFDGTRRVVEGYVTDVLTDQVVGFLRDSSAAPFMVFLAHKALHPNIVQRNDGTRGTMATGQPEGFVPAPRHAGRYATAVVPRRENARRAPERKPALQRAIPGLPPLSPETGTSDADVRARLEMLLGVDESLGRIVATLDSLGQLDNTIIVLTSDHGYFYGEHGLDQERRLAYEESARIPLIVRYPRVARPATTPAQMVQTIDFASTLLALAGVPDTVPRQGVSLVPVLDGSATTWRRSVLLEYYTDIVFPRTLTMGYDAVRTERYTYIAYRELQGMDELYDVVSDPFQMDNLIGTPKGDSILPTVRGELERLQREALPARR; this is encoded by the coding sequence GTGACCGCTCCCCTCGACCGTCCGCGTCGCGCGCCGTTGGCGCGTGCGCTCGTCGCACTCCTCGCCGCGACGGCGATCGCCTGCGCGCCCGCGGCGCCGGCGCGCCCCAACATCGTCTTCGTCCTCGTCGATGACCTGCGTTGGGACGACTTCGGTGCCGCCGGTCATCCGTTCGCCGAGACGCCCAACATCGACCGCCTCGCCGCCGAGGGGGCGCGCTTCCTCAACGCCTTCGCGAGCACGCCGCTCTGTTCGCCGAGTCGTGCGAGCATCCTCACCGGCCAGTACGTGCGGACCAACGGGATCACCGACAACACCGCGCGCGACTCGGCGAGCCATCGGCTCGCGACCTTCGCGATCCCGCTCGAGGCCGCCGGCTATCGCACCGGGTTCTTCGGCAAGTGGCACATGGGGAACGACGATTCCCCGCGGCCGGGCTGGACGCGATGGGTCGCGATGCGCGGGCAGGGAGAGGCGGTCGATCCGTCGCTGAACTTCGACGGTACGCGGCGCGTGGTCGAGGGCTACGTGACCGACGTGCTCACCGACCAGGTGGTCGGGTTCCTCCGCGACTCGAGCGCGGCGCCGTTCATGGTCTTCCTCGCGCACAAGGCGCTGCACCCGAACATCGTGCAGCGCAACGACGGCACGCGCGGGACGATGGCGACGGGGCAGCCGGAGGGCTTCGTGCCGGCGCCGCGCCACGCGGGGCGGTACGCGACCGCCGTCGTGCCGCGGCGCGAGAACGCGCGTCGCGCGCCGGAACGGAAGCCGGCGCTGCAGCGTGCGATCCCCGGACTGCCGCCCCTCTCGCCCGAGACCGGCACCAGCGATGCCGACGTCCGCGCACGCCTCGAGATGCTCCTCGGCGTCGACGAGTCCCTCGGCCGCATCGTCGCGACCCTCGACTCGCTCGGCCAGCTCGACAACACGATCATCGTCCTCACGAGCGATCACGGCTACTTCTACGGCGAGCACGGCCTCGACCAGGAGCGACGGCTCGCCTACGAGGAGTCGGCGCGGATCCCGCTCATCGTGCGCTACCCGCGCGTCGCGCGGCCGGCCACGACGCCCGCGCAGATGGTGCAGACGATCGACTTCGCCTCGACGCTCCTCGCGCTCGCGGGCGTGCCCGACACCGTGCCGCGACAGGGCGTGTCGCTCGTGCCGGTGCTCGACGGCAGCGCGACCACCTGGCGGCGCTCGGTCCTCCTCGAGTACTACACCGACATCGTCTTCCCGCGGACGCTCACCATGGGCTACGACGCGGTGCGCACCGAGCGATACACCTACATCGCGTATCGCGAGCTGCAGGGGATGGACGAGCTGTACGATGTCGTGAGCGACCCGTTCCAGATGGACAACCTGATCGGCACGCCGAAGGGGGATTCGATCCTCCCGACGGTGCGCGGCGAGCTGGAGCGACTGCAGCGCGAGGCATTGCCGGCGCGGCGCTGA
- a CDS encoding HDOD domain-containing protein — MPYIFPRLQQIISRGDDLPTLPTIVLQLHRVLDDPHAGVSRVAHLIEQDPALTTRLLRLSNSGAFGRAGAPISTVSGAIARMGLNQVRAVCTVLAVVKAFGNGRARFDHEEFWSHSVTVAALARRLWAAVGDSREIRPEDAYLVGLLHDVGLLVVDQYFPDEFSELLDARADHDAPIGPIEEEHLGIDHGAVASLLIGRWALPEFIADAVYHHNHPQEAPPEVARLATVIAAAEAMCWQLDVGLPVEGRPPQPAAVLLRALEVPARDVHGMIDWTEDAYTKAALLLA; from the coding sequence GTGCCCTACATCTTCCCGCGCCTGCAACAGATCATCAGCCGAGGGGACGACCTCCCCACGCTGCCGACGATCGTCCTGCAGCTGCACCGCGTGCTCGACGACCCGCACGCGGGGGTGTCGCGCGTGGCGCACCTCATCGAACAGGACCCCGCGCTGACCACGCGGCTGCTGCGGCTCTCCAACTCGGGCGCGTTCGGGCGCGCCGGGGCGCCCATCTCGACGGTCAGCGGCGCGATCGCGCGCATGGGCCTCAACCAGGTGCGCGCGGTCTGCACGGTGCTCGCCGTGGTGAAGGCCTTCGGGAACGGGCGCGCGCGATTCGACCACGAGGAGTTCTGGTCGCACTCCGTGACGGTCGCCGCGCTCGCGCGCCGGCTCTGGGCCGCGGTGGGTGATTCCCGCGAGATCCGCCCCGAGGACGCGTACCTCGTGGGCCTCCTGCACGACGTCGGCCTGCTCGTCGTGGATCAGTACTTCCCCGACGAGTTCTCGGAACTGCTCGACGCGCGCGCCGATCACGACGCGCCGATCGGTCCGATCGAGGAGGAGCACCTCGGCATCGACCATGGCGCGGTCGCGAGCCTCCTCATCGGGCGGTGGGCGCTGCCGGAGTTCATCGCCGACGCGGTCTACCATCACAACCATCCGCAGGAGGCGCCGCCGGAGGTCGCGCGACTCGCGACGGTGATCGCGGCGGCCGAGGCGATGTGCTGGCAGCTCGACGTGGGCTTGCCGGTCGAGGGGCGTCCGCCGCAGCCGGCGGCGGTGCTGCTGCGCGCGCTCGAGGTGCCGGCGCGCGACGTGCACGGGATGATCGACTGGACGGAGGATGCGTACACGAAGGCGGCGCTCCTACTCGCCTGA
- a CDS encoding NAD(P)-dependent oxidoreductase: protein MSTIAFIGTGLLGAGFVEAACARGDTVRVWNRTASKAQALTAFGAIACASPAEAVTGAERVHLVLPDDAVVADVIGALRPGLAAGAVLVDHSTTLPALTAARAAALQAEGIAYLHCPVFIGPAAARESKGIIMVSGPEETFERVRPALERQAETVRYLGARPDLAAVYKLVGNGLLLGLAGLIADVFSVAAGNGVPAPDALKVLDFFNPAGIIQGRGKKMGAGDFTASFELTMARKDVRLMIEAAGDLPLAMLPGMMARMDALIARGYGAQDTGVIAVDAVERGRNPAAAAGRS from the coding sequence ATGAGCACGATCGCATTCATCGGGACGGGATTGCTGGGCGCGGGCTTCGTCGAGGCGGCGTGCGCGCGCGGCGACACCGTGCGCGTCTGGAACCGGACGGCGTCGAAGGCGCAGGCCCTGACCGCGTTCGGCGCCATCGCGTGCGCTTCTCCCGCGGAGGCGGTGACGGGGGCCGAGCGCGTGCACCTCGTGCTCCCCGACGACGCGGTGGTCGCTGACGTGATCGGGGCGCTGCGGCCCGGGCTCGCCGCTGGCGCGGTGCTGGTCGACCACTCGACCACGCTGCCGGCGCTCACGGCCGCGCGCGCGGCGGCGCTGCAGGCCGAGGGCATCGCATACCTGCACTGCCCGGTCTTCATCGGCCCGGCGGCGGCCCGCGAGTCGAAGGGGATCATCATGGTGTCGGGGCCGGAGGAGACCTTCGAGCGGGTGCGTCCGGCGCTCGAGCGGCAGGCCGAGACCGTGCGCTATCTCGGCGCGCGCCCCGACCTCGCGGCGGTCTACAAGCTCGTCGGCAACGGCCTCCTGCTCGGCCTCGCCGGGTTGATCGCCGACGTCTTCTCGGTGGCCGCGGGGAACGGCGTCCCGGCCCCCGACGCGCTCAAGGTGCTCGACTTCTTCAACCCGGCCGGGATCATCCAGGGCCGCGGGAAGAAGATGGGCGCCGGCGACTTCACCGCGTCCTTCGAGCTGACGATGGCCCGGAAGGATGTGCGCCTGATGATCGAGGCGGCCGGCGACCTGCCGCTGGCGATGCTGCCGGGGATGATGGCGCGGATGGATGCGCTCATCGCGCGCGGCTACGGCGCGCAGGACACCGGGGTGATCGCGGTGGACGCGGTGGAACGGGGCCGAAACCCCGCGGCGGCGGCCGGGCGTAGTTGA
- a CDS encoding response regulator, with protein sequence MHDPHRSWHHTLVKLGRLRTLLLITGFSVALSLALTVVAYLVFNGQPSDRAAYFIPAAIIPAIVAPLATWAVVRMAFELDAAHTQVARQEARSRALLTAAPVGIAHLARDGRVLDANAQFVALAGSGTTTGAAATADWRTRLADPADRAALERSLAEGAPRRDLRWPWHLPDGTARVVRAHLVPAGGPEDAVLVLEDVTAREADAAVARRADKLDLASRLANGVAHDLNNLLTIVRASAAALRPVGDASAIGAIDEATARGARLTRRLLAISGRDVHDPVLQPIAPLLDDTADLMRRVLPSGIALKADRATTARLRVDRDAVEQALFNLIVNARDALGDAGTVRLAIEMRRDEGRAWTLLTVTDDGPGMSPEVLARASEPFFTTKPAHLGTGLGLAIVRDTMARHDGRFVLSSTPGTGTRAELWFPTPSEDLDVATATPTARRSTPTRTPLPAIDGHHLLLIEDEPLVRFATERILLSFGAKVRAVASVEDALPWLAGVERYVAIVSDVTLPGASGLDLLRTLRAQGVRTPVLLVSGYSAETIEQSMGDDPNAAFLGKPWDVETLEAKLVALITGARP encoded by the coding sequence ATGCACGACCCGCACCGCTCCTGGCACCACACGCTCGTCAAGCTCGGCCGCCTCCGGACGCTTCTGCTCATCACGGGTTTCTCCGTCGCGCTCTCGCTCGCGCTGACGGTCGTCGCGTACCTCGTCTTCAACGGCCAGCCGTCGGATCGCGCGGCGTACTTCATCCCGGCGGCGATCATCCCGGCGATCGTCGCGCCGTTGGCGACGTGGGCGGTGGTGCGGATGGCGTTCGAGCTCGACGCCGCGCACACGCAGGTCGCGCGGCAGGAAGCGCGCTCGCGCGCCCTGCTCACGGCGGCGCCGGTGGGGATCGCGCATCTTGCGCGTGACGGCCGCGTGCTCGACGCCAACGCGCAGTTCGTCGCGCTCGCCGGCAGCGGTACCACCACCGGCGCGGCAGCCACCGCCGACTGGCGCACGCGCCTCGCCGACCCTGCGGACCGGGCCGCGCTCGAGCGCTCGCTCGCCGAGGGCGCCCCGCGCCGCGACCTCCGCTGGCCGTGGCACCTGCCGGACGGCACGGCGCGCGTCGTGCGCGCGCATCTCGTGCCCGCGGGTGGTCCCGAGGACGCGGTGCTGGTCCTCGAGGACGTCACCGCGCGTGAGGCGGATGCCGCGGTGGCGCGCCGCGCCGACAAGCTCGACCTCGCCTCGCGCCTCGCGAACGGGGTCGCGCACGACCTCAACAACCTGCTCACGATCGTGCGCGCGAGCGCGGCCGCGCTGCGACCCGTCGGCGATGCCTCGGCGATCGGCGCGATCGACGAGGCGACGGCGCGCGGCGCGCGGCTCACGCGACGACTGCTCGCGATCTCGGGGCGCGACGTCCACGACCCCGTCCTCCAACCGATCGCGCCGCTCCTCGACGACACCGCCGACCTGATGCGCCGCGTCCTGCCGTCGGGTATCGCGCTCAAGGCCGATCGCGCGACGACCGCACGGCTCCGCGTGGATCGTGATGCCGTGGAGCAGGCGCTGTTCAACCTCATCGTCAATGCGCGCGACGCGCTCGGTGACGCGGGTACCGTCCGTCTCGCGATCGAGATGCGTCGCGACGAGGGACGGGCGTGGACCCTGCTGACGGTCACCGATGACGGGCCGGGGATGTCGCCCGAGGTCCTCGCCAGGGCGAGTGAGCCCTTCTTCACGACCAAGCCCGCGCACCTCGGCACGGGCCTCGGGCTCGCCATCGTGCGGGACACGATGGCACGACACGACGGCCGCTTCGTGCTCTCCAGCACCCCGGGGACCGGCACGCGCGCCGAGCTGTGGTTCCCGACGCCGAGCGAGGACCTCGACGTCGCGACCGCCACGCCCACCGCACGGCGCTCGACACCGACGCGGACGCCTCTGCCGGCGATCGACGGCCATCACCTCCTGCTGATCGAGGACGAACCGTTGGTGCGCTTCGCGACGGAGCGGATCCTCCTCTCCTTCGGCGCGAAGGTCCGCGCCGTCGCGTCCGTCGAGGATGCCCTGCCCTGGCTCGCGGGGGTCGAGCGGTACGTCGCCATCGTCAGCGACGTCACGCTTCCCGGCGCGAGCGGCCTCGACCTGCTGCGCACGCTCCGCGCGCAGGGCGTGCGCACGCCCGTGCTGCTCGTCTCCGGCTATTCGGCGGAGACGATCGAACAGTCGATGGGGGACGATCCGAACGCGGCGTTCCTCGGCAAGCCGTGGGATGTGGAGACGCTCGAGGCGAAGCTGGTCGCGCTCATCACCGGGGCGCGCCCGTAG
- a CDS encoding formylglycine-generating enzyme family protein → MPPRHSIRRALAVSWFAALAACGARDGASAARAVPAVPAPGPAPDGMVWIPGGTFSMGDDGPFALPHERPVHAVAVSGFYMDVHTVTNAAFARFVDATGHVTVAERAPALEELMRGMPPGTPPPAADLLVPGSLVFTPTSGEVDLRDVSRWWRWVPGANWRHPGGPGTDLAGKADLPVVHVAWEDAVAYARWAGGRLPTEAEWEYAARGGHERQAHAWGDGAHDAEHPQAHIYGGTFPLHPAEPVAVGSFPPNGYGLHDMAGNVWQWTADHYRPDTYARRAHEAPVHDPTGPATGLDPRTEGEPMRVIRGGSFLCNDVYCRGYRVSARGTGAPDTGASHIGFRVVMTPAQWRARRAVVR, encoded by the coding sequence GTGCCCCCACGCCATTCGATCCGTCGTGCGCTCGCGGTCTCGTGGTTCGCCGCGCTCGCCGCCTGCGGTGCTCGGGACGGCGCGAGCGCGGCGCGCGCGGTGCCCGCGGTGCCCGCGCCGGGTCCGGCGCCAGACGGCATGGTCTGGATCCCCGGCGGCACCTTCTCGATGGGCGACGACGGGCCGTTCGCACTGCCGCATGAGCGACCGGTGCATGCCGTCGCGGTGAGCGGGTTCTACATGGACGTCCACACCGTCACGAACGCCGCCTTCGCGCGCTTCGTCGACGCGACGGGGCACGTGACGGTCGCCGAGCGCGCGCCCGCGCTCGAGGAGCTGATGCGCGGGATGCCGCCGGGGACGCCGCCACCCGCGGCCGACCTCCTCGTGCCGGGGTCCCTGGTGTTCACGCCGACGTCGGGCGAGGTGGACCTGCGCGACGTGAGCCGCTGGTGGCGCTGGGTCCCTGGCGCGAACTGGCGTCATCCCGGCGGGCCGGGCACCGACCTCGCCGGAAAGGCCGACCTCCCGGTGGTGCACGTGGCCTGGGAGGACGCGGTCGCCTATGCGCGATGGGCGGGCGGACGCTTGCCGACCGAAGCGGAGTGGGAGTACGCCGCGCGCGGCGGCCACGAGCGTCAGGCGCATGCGTGGGGCGACGGCGCGCACGACGCCGAGCATCCGCAGGCGCACATCTATGGCGGGACCTTCCCGCTGCATCCCGCGGAGCCGGTCGCGGTGGGATCGTTCCCGCCGAACGGCTACGGGTTGCACGACATGGCGGGGAACGTCTGGCAGTGGACGGCGGATCACTATCGGCCCGACACGTACGCACGCCGCGCGCACGAGGCCCCGGTGCACGACCCGACCGGTCCGGCGACGGGACTCGACCCGCGCACGGAGGGCGAGCCGATGCGCGTGATCCGTGGCGGCTCGTTCCTCTGCAATGATGTGTACTGCCGCGGCTATCGCGTGAGTGCGCGCGGGACGGGCGCGCCGGACACCGGGGCTTCGCACATCGGATTCCGCGTGGTGATGACGCCGGCGCAGTGGCGCGCGAGGCGTGCCGTGGTGCGGTGA